A single Thermosynechococcus vestitus BP-1 DNA region contains:
- a CDS encoding DUF3352 domain-containing protein: MQPHHRSLWSSLLVFILCWLFLMCGQPAFAADSDDLIFVPRQAQSVLKLNQLPSSDPLHFLAEHFWTSQLAHWGWSWSDINGWVGEGVTFAQFPCPEACSSPRQLWILPLKRLEAATTFLETYWQRHPFESQVYQNIPLQVGKDLVTARLGNRLLLASDVETMIASLGAAVTGDGNLAGLTFYQVARPQLDAQPTALYYANLQSLSSEGRALAPTYDRLLLAVKAQNNQLQLQMLLHRTSDAPLTSDPLDLAFLRSQEPPPALVVAGSHLPEGYGQLTAALADYRFGKTPQGDDIVSQLLQDLTADIPVDLSSQIFPLASDRFSLALWTAADGQWQWWWQSPNTPEVATVLQQLDDLARANGYEVNRLVLNKEPVTAWVKLMLDPQTSEGLVSDVAAAYEQRGDRLILASSLSVFSQNQNKKVSWLPESLLRQRQGIQGLVYARWPQLFAPLSQRWPLLQYLNGITAGWLERLQSITLVNYGVRDRLQHLELILSSKTA, encoded by the coding sequence ATGCAACCGCACCATCGATCGCTATGGTCATCCCTTTTGGTCTTTATCCTCTGCTGGTTGTTTCTAATGTGTGGCCAGCCGGCTTTTGCTGCCGATAGCGATGACCTGATCTTTGTCCCCCGCCAGGCCCAGAGTGTCCTCAAGCTCAATCAACTTCCCAGTAGCGATCCCCTACATTTTTTAGCGGAGCATTTTTGGACATCCCAACTTGCTCATTGGGGCTGGTCGTGGTCTGACATCAATGGTTGGGTGGGAGAGGGGGTGACGTTTGCCCAATTCCCCTGCCCGGAGGCGTGTTCATCCCCACGTCAGTTGTGGATTTTGCCCCTGAAGCGCCTAGAAGCAGCAACGACTTTTTTGGAGACCTACTGGCAGAGGCATCCCTTTGAGTCGCAAGTCTATCAAAATATCCCCCTTCAGGTGGGCAAGGACTTGGTCACAGCACGGCTGGGCAATCGGCTGCTCCTTGCTTCGGATGTGGAGACCATGATTGCTAGCTTGGGGGCAGCGGTGACCGGGGATGGCAATCTTGCGGGTTTGACCTTTTATCAAGTGGCGCGGCCTCAATTAGACGCTCAACCTACGGCCCTCTACTATGCTAACCTCCAATCCCTGAGTTCTGAGGGTCGTGCACTGGCACCCACCTACGATCGCCTGCTCTTAGCGGTGAAGGCACAAAACAACCAGCTCCAGCTGCAAATGCTGCTGCACCGCACCAGTGATGCCCCACTAACCTCTGATCCCCTTGACCTGGCGTTTCTCCGTTCCCAAGAACCGCCGCCGGCACTGGTGGTTGCAGGTTCCCACTTGCCAGAGGGCTATGGCCAACTCACCGCCGCTTTGGCCGATTACCGCTTTGGCAAAACTCCCCAAGGGGATGATATTGTCAGCCAACTGCTGCAGGACTTAACGGCGGATATACCGGTGGACTTGAGTAGCCAGATTTTTCCCTTGGCCAGCGATCGCTTTAGCCTGGCCCTTTGGACCGCAGCCGATGGACAGTGGCAATGGTGGTGGCAGAGCCCCAATACCCCAGAGGTGGCAACTGTGCTGCAACAACTGGATGATCTTGCCCGTGCCAATGGCTATGAGGTCAATCGCTTGGTCTTGAACAAAGAACCCGTAACCGCTTGGGTGAAATTGATGCTTGACCCGCAGACGAGTGAAGGCTTGGTCTCTGATGTGGCCGCCGCCTACGAGCAGCGGGGCGATCGCCTGATACTGGCATCTTCCCTATCGGTATTTTCCCAGAATCAGAACAAAAAAGTCTCTTGGTTGCCAGAGAGCCTGCTGCGACAGCGACAAGGGATTCAGGGGCTGGTTTATGCCCGTTGGCCGCAGCTATTTGCCCCCTTGAGCCAGCGTTGGCCCTTACTTCAATACCTCAATGGCATCACTGCCGGCTGGTTGGAACGTCTGCAAAGCATTACTTTGGTGAATTATGGCGTTCGCGATCGCCTGCAACACCTGGAACTGATTCTGAGCAGCAAAACAGCTTAG
- a CDS encoding response regulator transcription factor, producing MKVLVIEDDRTIAGLVAESLAHQQYIVEIAYDAETGLDYLEATAFDLLILDLGLPGMDGLSFCQTIRQRGHSLPILILTARDTSSDKVMGLDAGADDYMVKPFDLPELLARVRALLRRKPLPFAPILHWGALILDPDRAKVTYNHQELHLTPKEYAILEVLLRHGSRILSRSAIMDYAWPLDEMPGEETVKVHLRSLRHKLKAVGAPANLIETVYGFGYRLNPNFQSAT from the coding sequence GTGAAAGTTTTAGTTATCGAAGATGATAGGACAATTGCGGGCTTAGTTGCTGAATCTCTAGCACATCAGCAGTATATTGTTGAAATTGCCTATGATGCCGAGACAGGACTGGACTATTTAGAAGCCACCGCTTTTGACCTCCTTATCTTAGACCTCGGCTTACCTGGCATGGACGGTCTCAGCTTTTGCCAAACAATTCGCCAAAGAGGTCACTCGCTTCCTATTCTGATTCTGACTGCTCGAGACACTAGCAGCGACAAAGTGATGGGCCTTGATGCTGGGGCCGATGATTACATGGTCAAGCCCTTTGATCTCCCTGAGCTATTGGCCCGAGTTCGTGCCCTATTGAGGCGCAAGCCACTGCCCTTTGCCCCTATTCTCCACTGGGGTGCCCTCATTCTTGATCCCGATAGGGCTAAAGTGACCTATAACCATCAAGAGCTGCATCTTACACCCAAAGAGTATGCCATCTTAGAGGTGCTCTTGCGCCATGGCAGCCGTATTCTGAGCCGCTCAGCCATTATGGATTATGCTTGGCCACTGGATGAGATGCCAGGCGAGGAAACGGTTAAAGTACACTTAAGAAGCCTGCGTCATAAGTTGAAAGCAGTAGGCGCTCCCGCCAATTTGATTGAGACTGTCTATGGTTTTGGCTATCGGCTTAATCCAAACTTTCAATCGGCAACTTAG
- the ppc gene encoding phosphoenolpyruvate carboxylase, with amino-acid sequence MTSVLDVTNRDRLIESESLAARTLQERLRLVEEVLVDVLAAESGQELVDLLRRLGALSSPEGHVLHAPEGELLKVIESLELNEAIRAARAFNLYFQIINIVEQHYEQQYNRERAAQEGLRRRSVMSEPISGVSGEGFPLPHTAANATDVRSGPSERLEHSLYEAIPATQQYGSFAWLFPRLQMLNVPPRHIQKLLDQLDIKLVFTAHPTEIVRQTIRDKQRRVARLLEQLDVLEGASPHLTDWNAQTLRAQLMEEIRLWWRTDELHQFKPEVLDEVEYTLHYFKEVIFAVIPKLYRRLEQSLHETFPALQPPRHRFCRFGSWVGGDRDGNPYVKPEVTWQTACYQRNLVLEEYIKSVERLINLLSLSLHWCDVLPDLLDSLEQDQRQLPSIYEQYAVRYRQEPYRLKLAYVLKRLQNTRDRNRALQTYCIRRNEAEELNNGQFYRHGEEFLAELLLIQRNLKETGLACRELDDLICQVEVFGFNLAALDIRQESTCHAEALNEITAYLGILPCPYTELSEAERTRWLLSELSTRRPLIPGELPFSDRTNEIIETFRMVRQLQQEFGTDLCNTYIISMSHEVSDLLEVLLFAKEAGLFDPATGASTLQAIPLFETVEDLKHAPAVLTQLFSLPFCRSYLGSNSTPFLQEVMLGYSDSNKDSGFLSSNWEIYKAQQQLQKIAESFGFQLRIFHGRGGSVGRGGGPAYAAILAQPAQTIKGRIKITEQGEVLASKYSLPELALFNLETVATAVIQASLLRSSIDEIEPWHEIMEELATRSRQCYRHLIYEQPEFIEFFNEVTPIQEISQLQISSRPTRRGGKKTLESLRAIPWVFSWTQTRFLLPAWYGVGTALKEFLEEKPAEHLSLLRYFYYKWPFFRMVISKVEMTLAKVDLEIARYYVQELSQPQNREAFCRLYDQIAQEYRLTTELVLTITGHERLLDGDPALQRSVQLRNRTIVPLGFLQVSLLKRLRQHNSQTTSGAILRSRYGRGELLRGALLTINGIAAGMRNTG; translated from the coding sequence ATGACATCAGTCCTCGATGTGACCAATCGCGATCGCTTAATTGAAAGTGAAAGTTTGGCAGCCCGTACCCTACAGGAACGGTTGCGACTGGTGGAAGAGGTCTTGGTCGATGTCTTGGCGGCAGAATCGGGTCAAGAATTGGTTGATCTATTGCGGCGCTTGGGGGCTCTCTCTTCGCCGGAAGGTCATGTGCTCCATGCCCCAGAAGGGGAATTGCTGAAGGTTATTGAATCCCTCGAACTCAATGAGGCCATTAGAGCGGCCCGGGCTTTTAACCTCTACTTTCAAATTATCAACATCGTTGAGCAGCACTATGAACAACAATACAACCGTGAACGCGCTGCCCAAGAGGGATTGCGCCGCCGCAGTGTCATGAGTGAACCAATTTCCGGTGTCAGTGGTGAAGGCTTTCCGCTGCCTCATACTGCTGCCAACGCAACGGATGTGCGCAGTGGGCCGAGTGAACGCCTAGAGCATAGTCTCTACGAAGCCATTCCCGCTACTCAGCAGTATGGTTCCTTTGCTTGGCTCTTTCCTCGGCTGCAGATGTTGAATGTGCCGCCGCGCCATATTCAAAAGCTTTTGGATCAACTGGACATTAAGTTGGTGTTCACTGCCCACCCGACGGAGATTGTGCGGCAAACGATTCGTGATAAGCAGCGGCGGGTTGCCCGATTACTCGAGCAACTGGATGTGCTGGAGGGGGCTTCTCCACACCTCACGGATTGGAACGCCCAAACTTTACGGGCACAACTGATGGAGGAAATTCGCCTCTGGTGGCGCACCGATGAGTTGCACCAATTTAAGCCGGAGGTGCTCGATGAGGTGGAATACACCCTCCACTACTTCAAGGAGGTAATTTTTGCTGTCATTCCCAAGCTCTATCGCCGTCTGGAGCAGTCATTACATGAAACCTTTCCCGCGCTTCAGCCCCCCCGTCACCGTTTCTGCCGCTTTGGCTCTTGGGTGGGGGGCGATCGCGATGGCAATCCCTATGTCAAACCAGAAGTAACGTGGCAAACGGCCTGCTATCAACGCAACTTAGTTCTTGAGGAGTATATTAAGTCCGTTGAGCGCTTAATCAATTTGCTCAGCCTGTCCCTGCACTGGTGCGATGTGCTGCCGGATTTGCTAGATTCCCTTGAGCAGGATCAACGGCAACTCCCGAGTATCTATGAGCAGTATGCGGTGCGCTATCGGCAGGAACCCTACCGCCTGAAACTGGCCTATGTGCTCAAACGGCTGCAAAATACCCGCGATCGCAACCGGGCGCTGCAAACCTATTGCATTCGCCGCAATGAGGCGGAAGAGTTAAATAATGGACAGTTTTACCGCCACGGTGAAGAATTCTTGGCAGAACTGCTGCTCATTCAGCGTAACCTCAAGGAAACGGGATTGGCCTGCCGCGAATTGGATGATTTGATTTGCCAGGTGGAGGTCTTTGGCTTTAATCTAGCAGCCTTGGATATTCGCCAAGAAAGTACCTGTCACGCTGAGGCCCTCAATGAAATTACCGCCTATTTGGGTATTCTCCCCTGTCCCTATACAGAACTCTCAGAAGCCGAACGCACCCGCTGGCTCCTCAGTGAACTCTCGACCCGTCGCCCCTTGATTCCAGGGGAACTCCCCTTTAGCGATCGCACCAATGAAATCATTGAAACATTCCGCATGGTGCGGCAACTCCAGCAGGAATTTGGCACCGATTTGTGCAATACCTACATCATCAGCATGAGCCATGAGGTCAGCGATCTGTTGGAGGTACTCCTCTTTGCTAAGGAGGCAGGCCTTTTTGATCCAGCCACTGGCGCTAGTACCCTGCAAGCCATTCCCCTGTTTGAAACGGTGGAGGATCTCAAGCACGCCCCAGCGGTGCTGACCCAACTATTCTCTCTCCCCTTTTGCCGGAGCTATCTTGGAAGCAACAGTACCCCCTTTCTGCAGGAGGTCATGCTGGGCTATTCCGACAGCAATAAGGATTCGGGCTTCCTCAGTAGCAACTGGGAAATTTATAAGGCACAACAACAGCTGCAGAAAATTGCTGAGAGTTTTGGCTTCCAACTGCGCATTTTCCACGGTCGGGGTGGTTCAGTGGGTCGGGGTGGTGGACCTGCCTATGCGGCGATTTTGGCACAGCCAGCACAAACGATTAAGGGACGAATCAAGATTACTGAGCAGGGGGAGGTGCTGGCTTCCAAATACTCGTTGCCGGAACTCGCGCTCTTTAACCTCGAAACAGTGGCCACAGCGGTCATCCAAGCTAGTTTGCTCCGCAGTAGTATTGATGAGATTGAGCCTTGGCACGAGATTATGGAGGAGTTGGCTACGCGATCGCGCCAGTGCTATCGCCATCTCATCTATGAGCAGCCAGAATTCATTGAATTCTTTAACGAAGTCACCCCAATCCAAGAGATTAGCCAACTGCAAATTAGCTCACGGCCAACACGGCGGGGGGGCAAGAAAACCCTTGAGAGCCTGCGGGCAATTCCTTGGGTCTTTAGTTGGACGCAAACCCGTTTCCTGCTGCCGGCTTGGTATGGCGTGGGTACTGCCCTGAAGGAATTCCTTGAGGAAAAACCCGCTGAGCATCTCTCCCTCTTGCGCTACTTCTACTATAAGTGGCCTTTCTTCCGCATGGTGATCTCTAAGGTTGAGATGACCCTTGCCAAGGTTGATCTAGAGATTGCCCGCTACTATGTCCAAGAACTCAGCCAACCCCAAAACCGTGAAGCCTTCTGCCGCCTCTACGATCAGATTGCTCAGGAATATCGCCTGACCACGGAATTAGTCCTCACGATTACTGGCCATGAGCGGCTACTCGATGGGGATCCGGCGCTTCAGCGATCGGTGCAACTGCGCAATCGCACCATTGTTCCTTTGGGCTTCCTGCAAGTATCTCTTTTGAAACGGCTGCGCCAGCACAATAGCCAAACCACCTCTGGGGCAATTTTGCGCTCCCGCTATGGTCGGGGTGAATTGCTGCGGGGGGCACTCTTGACCATCAATGGCATAGCAGCGGGGATGCGCAATACAGGCTAA
- the argJ gene encoding bifunctional glutamate N-acetyltransferase/amino-acid acetyltransferase ArgJ — protein sequence MSHWQQITGGVTAAKGYRAAGITAGLKASGAPDLALIVSDVPAIAAGVFTTNHMCAAPVRYCRQRLQTKGTAQAILCNSGQANAATGEQGWQAVLAQADMVATALGFSPEMVLVASTGVIGQPIPLEKMRQALPTLTANLSDGGGEAAARAIMTTDLVPKQIALEAEWEGQTIRIGGMAKGSGMIHPKMATMLAFITCDAAVSPHLWQEMLQRACDRSFNQITVDGDTSTNDSVIALANGQSRTPAIAEPGAAATRLEEMLTAVCVHLAKAIARDGEGATCLIEVQVSGASDDTAARQVARTIASSMLVKSAIYGRDPNWGRIAAAAGRAGVPFDASNLAIALGGIPMMRHGQPLPFDPAAAHAYLVQQAAASTDASGQQSIDHPVVIEVSIGSGSGRGVAWGCDLSYDYVKINAEYTT from the coding sequence ATGAGCCACTGGCAACAAATTACAGGTGGTGTGACTGCGGCCAAGGGGTATCGGGCTGCGGGAATAACGGCAGGACTCAAAGCTTCAGGCGCACCGGATTTGGCATTGATTGTTTCCGATGTGCCCGCGATCGCCGCTGGGGTATTTACGACGAACCATATGTGTGCCGCACCCGTCCGCTACTGTCGGCAGCGATTACAAACCAAGGGAACGGCGCAAGCCATTTTGTGTAATTCGGGTCAGGCCAATGCTGCCACGGGAGAACAGGGCTGGCAGGCGGTTTTGGCCCAAGCGGATATGGTGGCAACGGCCTTGGGGTTCAGTCCAGAGATGGTGCTGGTGGCCTCCACTGGGGTCATTGGTCAACCCATTCCCCTTGAAAAAATGCGCCAAGCGCTGCCAACGCTAACGGCAAACTTGAGTGATGGTGGTGGAGAGGCTGCTGCTCGGGCAATTATGACAACAGATTTAGTGCCTAAGCAAATTGCTCTTGAAGCCGAGTGGGAGGGGCAAACCATTCGCATTGGTGGTATGGCCAAGGGGTCGGGAATGATTCACCCGAAGATGGCAACGATGCTGGCCTTTATTACTTGTGATGCCGCTGTCTCCCCCCATCTGTGGCAGGAAATGCTACAGCGCGCCTGCGATCGCTCCTTCAATCAAATTACTGTGGATGGCGACACCAGCACCAATGACAGTGTCATTGCTTTGGCTAATGGACAATCACGTACTCCTGCGATCGCGGAGCCGGGCGCAGCCGCCACCCGCCTTGAAGAAATGCTGACGGCTGTTTGTGTACATTTAGCGAAGGCGATCGCCCGCGATGGGGAGGGGGCAACTTGCCTCATTGAAGTCCAAGTGAGCGGTGCCAGCGATGATACCGCTGCCCGTCAAGTGGCCAGAACCATTGCAAGTTCAATGCTGGTGAAGTCGGCAATTTACGGACGGGATCCCAACTGGGGACGCATTGCTGCGGCGGCAGGTCGTGCGGGGGTACCCTTTGATGCTAGTAACCTGGCCATTGCCCTGGGGGGTATCCCCATGATGCGCCACGGTCAGCCCCTACCCTTTGATCCCGCTGCTGCCCATGCCTATTTGGTTCAGCAAGCCGCTGCCAGTACGGATGCCAGTGGTCAGCAATCCATTGACCATCCTGTGGTGATTGAGGTGAGTATTGGCTCTGGCAGTGGTCGGGGTGTGGCTTGGGGCTGCGATCTCAGCTATGATTACGTGAAAATTAACGCTGAATACACCACTTAG
- a CDS encoding sensor histidine kinase codes for MVLAIGLIQTFNRQLSHLRNRLFLIYFLLINGILSISSLAIYSLIVAQRYDQLNTNLREVGTWSANVFSILEHEYQELKKQPEYKKYVPMDESGVLQPITVSQLMGKYYFSSVYEVIESPLINLSQGIQWYDKDRNLIIYEGKRFHKVSFPNDLPTSGIIIEADQYHRFLLPVHATPIQSGQQGKIIGYVCVVESTAELEKEINYLKYIFLLNILFNSTLTLFAASWLTHQNLRPVVLSLNQIKQFTADASHQLRHPLTAIQASVSLLEVYLNNFDPSCLNKIKIISSACQQMSTLINKLLILARIDNEKLDQSQWVEFDLDELLDSLIELHRDRAEKKEIDLSYQCQNITHIRGNSQQIYEIFSNLLDNALQYTPDRGAITVCLRKQGAFAVVEIQDTGIGIASQDLPRIFDRFWRSSEARLHYAEGSGLGLAVVKTLVNHYGGTVNVYSQQHRGTTFVVKLPAV; via the coding sequence ATGGTTTTGGCTATCGGCTTAATCCAAACTTTCAATCGGCAACTTAGTCATCTGCGAAATCGCCTATTTCTCATATACTTTCTACTGATTAACGGCATCTTATCCATTTCTTCATTGGCTATTTACTCCCTAATTGTTGCTCAGCGCTATGATCAACTAAATACTAACTTGAGGGAAGTAGGAACTTGGTCTGCTAATGTTTTTTCTATTCTTGAGCATGAGTATCAAGAGTTAAAGAAGCAACCAGAATATAAAAAATATGTTCCTATGGATGAATCGGGAGTTTTACAGCCAATAACTGTTTCTCAATTGATGGGAAAGTATTACTTTAGTTCTGTCTATGAAGTTATAGAGAGCCCTCTTATTAACCTCTCCCAAGGAATTCAGTGGTACGATAAAGATAGAAACTTAATCATATACGAAGGGAAAAGGTTCCATAAAGTCAGCTTTCCGAATGATCTTCCTACCTCTGGAATAATTATCGAGGCAGATCAGTATCACCGTTTTCTTTTACCAGTACATGCAACTCCGATTCAATCAGGACAGCAGGGTAAAATTATTGGCTATGTCTGTGTAGTAGAATCTACTGCTGAATTAGAAAAAGAGATTAATTACTTGAAATATATTTTTCTATTAAATATTTTGTTTAATAGCACCCTGACACTTTTTGCAGCATCTTGGTTAACTCATCAAAACCTGAGGCCAGTCGTTCTTTCACTGAATCAAATTAAGCAGTTTACTGCCGATGCTTCCCATCAGTTGCGCCATCCCCTAACCGCAATCCAGGCCTCTGTTTCACTCTTAGAAGTTTACTTGAATAACTTTGATCCTTCCTGTTTAAATAAGATTAAAATTATCTCATCGGCTTGTCAGCAGATGAGTACTTTGATTAATAAGCTCTTGATCTTAGCCCGCATAGATAATGAAAAACTTGATCAGAGTCAATGGGTCGAGTTTGACCTAGATGAGTTATTAGATTCACTGATTGAACTACATCGCGATCGCGCTGAAAAAAAAGAGATTGATCTGAGCTATCAATGCCAAAATATTACCCATATCCGCGGCAATTCTCAACAAATTTATGAAATTTTTAGCAATCTTTTAGATAACGCGCTTCAGTACACCCCCGATCGTGGAGCGATAACTGTTTGCCTTAGAAAACAGGGAGCTTTTGCCGTCGTTGAAATTCAGGATACTGGCATTGGAATTGCGTCTCAAGACCTCCCCCGTATTTTTGATCGATTTTGGCGATCTAGTGAAGCAAGACTGCATTACGCCGAAGGCTCAGGACTGGGTTTGGCAGTGGTTAAGACACTGGTCAA